The Anopheles moucheti chromosome 3, idAnoMoucSN_F20_07, whole genome shotgun sequence genome contains the following window.
CTGTTCAATCCGTACGATGGGCAGCGGAAAGCACTTTCGGAAAACGGTGCAAAAGTGGTCCCACCGGCAAAATCCGTCACGACGGCGCACGTTCCCCACCCGAAAAACGGCGGTGGATCCTTTTCTTCCGGTGACGAACGTTCGAAGGTGTACCGATATTTCAGCAACTCTGCGCAGCAAGATAAACAAACCCACTTTGTGTCGGTTGGAGCGGCCTCTTCATCGACGTTATCCTCCGAGCAGGATTATGAATCTTCCAGCGAAACGACGAACAATTCGTTAACCGGCGATCATCGGTATCAGTACTGCAAAAGTTGCCGGGCCGATATCGATCGTTCGTTTCTTCCACCGCAACCGGCCAGGGGTGTggagcaaacaaagcaaaagcgaCAGCACTGTGCAAAGTGCGGTTGTAAACGATCGACGGGACAGGCGAATTTGAGCAGAAAGGACGACCATGTTGTTCGCTGTATGAAGTGCGATCGATCCATGAAACGGCCGCAAGGTTCGAAAGGCTTAGTTGCACTGTGTGCTGTTTGTACGCTTACGACGGATGCAGATCGGAAGAATATGGTACATCAAAAGGTTCACCAGGAAAAACGATCCACGTGTAACGCGCGGCACTATTCGACAATcgttgatgatgacgatgaggtCCAAATACATCAGGCTCCCGTGTCGCCCAAAAACAATCCGTACAAGATTCTCGACATTCAGTACCACGAAAGTGACAACGACAATGGTGATCTGGACGTGCTGAATCCGGTGATCGTACGCAACAACTACCGTAAGCCACCGTACTCGCTCAACATCGAAAAGGATTCGCTATTCCATCCGAGTAAGAAAACGCCAGAACCTGTTCTATCGGTGAACATTCGCAACGGGGAAGTGTATGTGGACAATAAAATGCGGACCAGCGGTGTAGGTGGTTCTACACGTCCCCCTGTTAGCCCGTCCGATGTGGACGAAGGCCATCGAGACGATGAGACGTCGTCAGCAACCGTTGGAGATGATATGCTGGACGAGCGAATTGCCAAGTACGTTCGACACTACAACACGCTTTGGATGAAGCGTGGCAACAGTAGAAAAAACAATGCGCATCAtaaccatcatcaccagcaaCACCATCACGATGGGATGAAAGGTAGCAAATCCGGTACACTGCTTCCATCACTTTCGCCACCGAAAGTGTACGTTAGTGATAGGCCGGAAAACCTCAAGAGTGATGCCCTGAAGCTTATGGAGAAAAAATGGGAGGTAAGAACGTGTTGCGAACCGTCGCTAAAGGCTTTTTGAGTAACATTTTCCCCTTATTCTCTTAAAGGTACCGGCTGTTGAACGGACAAAAGTGAACGAAAAAGGATCGACCCGGGTCTTGACACAACTCGGTGCCATTCGGAAACAGTTACAGCTGGAACAGCTTCAAATGGATGATCCAACGTcgtatggaaaaaaatattagacGATTATTGCTTTCGTAACTTTTAACTCATCCAAACTCTCTCTATATCAACATTCCGTCCACTTAAGTTTGGCGATCATTTCGTTGCAAAGTGTCCTTTAGCAAGAATTGCTTTCATAGCGAACAGTTAACTCGAAATCAACTTAAAGTTGACTGCGGTGGCCTTTGGGAAATTGTATTAAACTTGAATTTGTAGCCTTCGAACTCGAATAAATTGCTAATCGAACAGGAACCATTACTATTTTTGAAGAGGGAGAGTGTGCACGGCGAAAGAAATTCCATGTTCAACAGTTCTTGTATTGAGTTGATACGGTCGGTAAGTTTTTCAAAGGTGTTTCTTATTTACAACGATCTAACAGCGTAATAACGACCATCCTTGTAACTGGCGCTTTCTCTACCTCTTCACTTGGTCGATACGCGGGTACGTttgttccatgaaaagttgaTGCCGTAGTTCTTCACACGCTGCTTCTTTTGAATTTCGACCTTGTCTACGAACCATCTCCATCCGTTCTTTTCGCAATGTGCGATCGCCTCATCTGCGGTGGTAAAATCGACGCGCATATTCGACAACGGATCGCCACTGAAATAATGGTAAATTACATTCAGTTGTTTCTATGAGGTCTTGTTAGTTGGTTGGCTTACCTTGAAGACCATCCCATCAATGGATTCTCCCAGCGTTCACGGTTATCGAACTCAATGCTCCAATGTTGGACGTTATCCGTTCCACTTTGCATAGCATTCTTCGCCGGCATGAAGATACGTACACGACGTTCCTTCACGTGCTCTTCCGGCACTCCAGTAATGGGGCTAATATCAACCTGAAAGTAAGAATGGGATAACTTGAATTATTCAAGTATTACACCCTGAAGGGGTAGACTGACGAACCTTCGTAGGAACAGTGATGGTAGGAAGATGATCACGAGCCCGTTCCTCTTCACCGGCAAGGATAACGCTCGCATCCAGTATTGGGGCTTCCTTTTGCGTCTTTGGATCCTTGTATACGATCGATGACGTGGATAGGGATGCCCGCATCCTGATGGGGAAGAAATCAAAGGTACCATTTTACCAAACAATTCGATTACACAACCATCCAGCCGGGAACAACACACGAAAGTCGAAGAATGTTTATTCGAGATAAACACTGCAATTTACAGAAACATAAAAGAAACCACTTTGCAGGAATGGAATATTACCATTGCGTGGCACCAGTTCTGGCCACTGTACGTAGAAATAGGCTCATTTTCGTAAGATTTTCCCTTTCGCAAACACTGCGATCGATATGATTTTGCTGGGCCAGATATTTTTTGAcacaagaagcaaaaaatcaaaacactgCCACTGACAGCACAAATGACAGCTGTAAATATGCTGGCAGTGCAGTGCAGGCTATTTGTTGTACAGGTCTGTATACACGAAACATGGTGGTGAATTTCAATGTATGCAAGAGATTAATTTAGAATAGCAGcaaattgattatttatttccctttcCTTTGAAACATCGTGAAAAGGAACAAACCTCAATAGAGGACACGTGTCGAATGCAAATGCTGTCAATTGAATGCATTCGTTCCACGTGTGCTGTGAGTCTGCTTCACACAATAGACTGAGCTTGAGGCTGTCAGTTGCATCCCCTGTAGACACAACTGAAGCGTGCAATAATAGACCTAGTTGTTTACGTTTTTCCCTCTACAACCTAACACAAAAATGCTGAAATTACTGATCACAAACTGTTTAAAAGTCATATGAGTCACACGTGAAGCAGACGGGGGTGCACAGTACGTTCATGCCGCTAGAAAGCAGCCTCATTTAATGCGCCCAATCCCGGTATCTTTAGTGCGATGAAGTGTTGTGCAAGCAAGTAGCAGCATTAGGAAAGCTCGAAAAGAGGCACAACCCCAGCAAGGGGACAGTTTTTCATCTGTCTAGGAGAgggttgttattgttgttgcttgtcGTGTCTTACCCCTGCGGGTCATGTTTCACGATATTAGGGTGAAAATTATGTACGTGTGTTGCGAACAGTAATACTGTCGGATGTGCACGGATTTCGCAGCTCCGGATGCGTGACGATTAGGTGTGGATTTGTTCTGCGGTCCCTGTCCATCAAAAGCAGCGCACTATCGATTGCTTTTTGACGGTCCCTTCTGTACGGCAGTGTGTTTGCTGCAGCTTCTCTGTCATTCCGGCCGCTAAAGGTGTCACCAGTGG
Protein-coding sequences here:
- the LOC128300958 gene encoding uncharacterized protein LOC128300958 isoform X2; the encoded protein is MSYTEYSKELEAFISKQKRLLEVDKKRIKCVPQQGPNQQQRSTTPPEEPSNVAAKEVLTSQSIASNDKHSKEKVNSQISRKTNIVKEEGTGSRVRTGCRDQAVTASSIDSTNIDAPQDVVANLLSSSIEGPSTVSSAHRSKQLSPQQDEMEQWVSDTFFSYFPSFNKKQKEQKTVLSRTRQQEYQEYLKNIPEVTTKHQQYMQKYGTGKPPGTEATTNEKGTGTTSPPPAGASQPQVRFGKSLVAEANTNFRKGSPREKLIQDLAHTDLPTILNTDTIDRRNRMLADEESRRKMEYQKELIKQIEEKRKEVERLREKEKLEEEMLTSRLEQQLKTMQLEEQLEHERLRSEKVRIATEQNHIRRLQLLANLENDHKLFNPYDGQRKALSENGAKVVPPAKSVTTAHVPHPKNGGGSFSSGDERSKVYRYFSNSAQQDKQTHFVSVGAASSSTLSSEQDYESSSETTNNSLTGDHRYQYCKSCRADIDRSFLPPQPARGVEQTKQKRQHCAKCGCKRSTGQANLSRKDDHVVRCMKCDRSMKRPQGSKGLVALCAVCTLTTDADRKNMVHQKVHQEKRSTCNARHYSTIVDDDDEVQIHQAPVSPKNNPYKILDIQYHESDNDNGDLDVLNPVIVRNNYRKPPYSLNIEKDSLFHPSKKTPEPVLSVNIRNGEVYVDNKMRTSGVGGSTRPPVSPSDVDEGHRDDETSSATVGDDMLDERIAKYVRHYNTLWMKRGNSRKNNAHHNHHHQQHHHDGMKGSKSGTLLPSLSPPKVYVSDRPENLKSDALKLMEKKWEVPAVERTKVNEKGSTRVLTQLGAIRKQLQLEQLQMDDPTSYGKKY
- the LOC128300959 gene encoding NADH dehydrogenase [ubiquinone] iron-sulfur protein 4, mitochondrial; translation: MSLFLRTVARTGATQWMRASLSTSSIVYKDPKTQKEAPILDASVILAGEEERARDHLPTITVPTKVDISPITGVPEEHVKERRVRIFMPAKNAMQSGTDNVQHWSIEFDNRERWENPLMGWSSSGDPLSNMRVDFTTADEAIAHCEKNGWRWFVDKVEIQKKQRVKNYGINFSWNKRTRVSTK
- the LOC128300958 gene encoding uncharacterized protein LOC128300958 isoform X1 is translated as MSYTEYSKELEAFISKQKRLLEVDKKRIKCVPQQGPNQQQRSTTPPEEPSNVAAKEVLTSQSIASNDKHSKEKVNSQISRKTNIVKEEGTGSRVRTGCRDQAVTASSIDSTNIDAPQDVVANLLSSSIEGPSTVSSAHRSKQLSPQQDEMEQWVSDTFFSYFPSFNKKQKEQKTVLSRTRQQEYQEYLKNVNFIANVIPEVTTKHQQYMQKYGTGKPPGTEATTNEKGTGTTSPPPAGASQPQVRFGKSLVAEANTNFRKGSPREKLIQDLAHTDLPTILNTDTIDRRNRMLADEESRRKMEYQKELIKQIEEKRKEVERLREKEKLEEEMLTSRLEQQLKTMQLEEQLEHERLRSEKVRIATEQNHIRRLQLLANLENDHKLFNPYDGQRKALSENGAKVVPPAKSVTTAHVPHPKNGGGSFSSGDERSKVYRYFSNSAQQDKQTHFVSVGAASSSTLSSEQDYESSSETTNNSLTGDHRYQYCKSCRADIDRSFLPPQPARGVEQTKQKRQHCAKCGCKRSTGQANLSRKDDHVVRCMKCDRSMKRPQGSKGLVALCAVCTLTTDADRKNMVHQKVHQEKRSTCNARHYSTIVDDDDEVQIHQAPVSPKNNPYKILDIQYHESDNDNGDLDVLNPVIVRNNYRKPPYSLNIEKDSLFHPSKKTPEPVLSVNIRNGEVYVDNKMRTSGVGGSTRPPVSPSDVDEGHRDDETSSATVGDDMLDERIAKYVRHYNTLWMKRGNSRKNNAHHNHHHQQHHHDGMKGSKSGTLLPSLSPPKVYVSDRPENLKSDALKLMEKKWEVPAVERTKVNEKGSTRVLTQLGAIRKQLQLEQLQMDDPTSYGKKY
- the LOC128300958 gene encoding uncharacterized protein LOC128300958 isoform X4, translating into MSYTEYSKELEAFISKQKRLLEVDKKRIKCVPQQGPNQQQRSTTPPEEPSNVAAKEVLTSQSIASNDKHSKEKVNSQISRKTNIVKEEGTGSRVRTGCRDQAVTASSIDSTNIDAPQDVVANLLSSSIEGPSTVSSAHRSKQLSPQQIPEVTTKHQQYMQKYGTGKPPGTEATTNEKGTGTTSPPPAGASQPQVRFGKSLVAEANTNFRKGSPREKLIQDLAHTDLPTILNTDTIDRRNRMLADEESRRKMEYQKELIKQIEEKRKEVERLREKEKLEEEMLTSRLEQQLKTMQLEEQLEHERLRSEKVRIATEQNHIRRLQLLANLENDHKLFNPYDGQRKALSENGAKVVPPAKSVTTAHVPHPKNGGGSFSSGDERSKVYRYFSNSAQQDKQTHFVSVGAASSSTLSSEQDYESSSETTNNSLTGDHRYQYCKSCRADIDRSFLPPQPARGVEQTKQKRQHCAKCGCKRSTGQANLSRKDDHVVRCMKCDRSMKRPQGSKGLVALCAVCTLTTDADRKNMVHQKVHQEKRSTCNARHYSTIVDDDDEVQIHQAPVSPKNNPYKILDIQYHESDNDNGDLDVLNPVIVRNNYRKPPYSLNIEKDSLFHPSKKTPEPVLSVNIRNGEVYVDNKMRTSGVGGSTRPPVSPSDVDEGHRDDETSSATVGDDMLDERIAKYVRHYNTLWMKRGNSRKNNAHHNHHHQQHHHDGMKGSKSGTLLPSLSPPKVYVSDRPENLKSDALKLMEKKWEVPAVERTKVNEKGSTRVLTQLGAIRKQLQLEQLQMDDPTSYGKKY
- the LOC128300958 gene encoding uncharacterized protein LOC128300958 isoform X3, yielding MSYTEYSKELEAFISKQKRLLEVDKKRIKCVPQQGPNQQQRSTTPPEEPSNVAAKEVLTSQSIASNDKHSKEKVNSQISRKTNIVKEEGTGSRVRTGCRDQAVTASSIDSTNIDAPQDVVANLLSSSIEGPSTVSSAHRSKQLSPQQDEMEQWVSDTFFSYFPSFNKKQKEQKTVLSRTRQQEYQEYLKNVNFIANVIPEVTTKHQQYMQKYGTGKPPGTEATTNEKGTGTTSPPPAGASQPQVRFGKSLVAEANTNFRKDTIDRRNRMLADEESRRKMEYQKELIKQIEEKRKEVERLREKEKLEEEMLTSRLEQQLKTMQLEEQLEHERLRSEKVRIATEQNHIRRLQLLANLENDHKLFNPYDGQRKALSENGAKVVPPAKSVTTAHVPHPKNGGGSFSSGDERSKVYRYFSNSAQQDKQTHFVSVGAASSSTLSSEQDYESSSETTNNSLTGDHRYQYCKSCRADIDRSFLPPQPARGVEQTKQKRQHCAKCGCKRSTGQANLSRKDDHVVRCMKCDRSMKRPQGSKGLVALCAVCTLTTDADRKNMVHQKVHQEKRSTCNARHYSTIVDDDDEVQIHQAPVSPKNNPYKILDIQYHESDNDNGDLDVLNPVIVRNNYRKPPYSLNIEKDSLFHPSKKTPEPVLSVNIRNGEVYVDNKMRTSGVGGSTRPPVSPSDVDEGHRDDETSSATVGDDMLDERIAKYVRHYNTLWMKRGNSRKNNAHHNHHHQQHHHDGMKGSKSGTLLPSLSPPKVYVSDRPENLKSDALKLMEKKWEVPAVERTKVNEKGSTRVLTQLGAIRKQLQLEQLQMDDPTSYGKKY